In Streptomyces erythrochromogenes, the DNA window ATCGGCCTGCTCAACGGCGCGTTCGGCAACAGCGGCGTCAACGCCTGACCCGCCCGGACCTGCGGCCCCGCTTCCCCCCTCTCCCCTGGAAGCGGGGCCGTACCGGCATGTCGGTCGGGCGACCCCCGCGCGAGCCTCACCTCGCCGCCCCGCGGGCAGTCCTAGCGTGACCCGCATGACGAGGAACCGGGACATCGCCGGACGAACCGCCGCCGTGCTCTGCGCGGCGGCGGCCCTGACGGGACTGACGGCCGCACCGTCCGAGCGGCCCGGCCGCTTCGTCCACGTCGCGAACCTCCACTCCGACACCGTCTCGGTCGTCGACACCCGTTCCAACACGGTTGTGGACAGCGTTCCCGTCGGGGACGGACCCGACAGCGCTGCCCTCGCCCCCGACGGCTCCCGCCTCTACGTCACCAACTCCGCGGCGGACAGCGTGTCCGTGGTCGACACCCGCACCAGGACGGTCGTCGAAACCGTCGGAGTCGGGCACGAACCGAGCAGGGTGACGGTCTCCCCGGACAACAGGAACGTCTACGTGGCCAACGTCGGCGCGGGCACCGTGTCGGTGATCAGCACCCGCACCCTCGCCGTCACGGACACCATCGCCGTCGGCGAAGCACCCCTGGGCATGGCGGTGACACCCGACGGACGCACGCTGTACGTCGCCGATGCCGGCTCCGACAGCGTCTCGGTGATCCGCACCGACAGCGCAACGGTCACCGGCGCAGTCCCCGTCGGCGGCGGACCCACCGCCCTCGTCCTCACCCCCGACGGCCGTCACCTCTACGTCTCCAACCTGATCTCGGACGACGTGTCGGTGGTCGACACCCGGGCCCGAACGGAGACGGACCGCATCCCGGTCGGGGACCAGCCCGCGGGCATCGCAGTCCTACCGGACGGCAGCCGCGTCTACGTGGCCGACCTCGGGTCGGACGACGTATCGGTGATCAGCACCCGCAGCCGCACCGTCACGGACACCGTCGCCGTGGGCGACGGCCCCAACGGCCTCGCCGTCGCCCCGGACGGCCGCACCGTCCACGTCAGCAACTTCGACTCGGACACCCTTTCGGTGATCGACACCGGAACATCCCGGACCACGGCCACCATCCGGGTCGGCGACGGCCCGACCGGCGTCGCACATCGAGCCCCGCCGGGGGGCACCTCCCCGCGGTAGCCGGGTGAGCTCGAGGCGCGGGGCGCGGGACGGAGCCCCACCAAGGCCGGGAGCAGCCCGGAAGGCGACGGCCTAGTGCCGCTCCACCGCCGCGTTGTACGCCGCCACCAGCGCCCGCCGCGCAACCCGCTCCACCGGCCGCAGGGCCTCGGCCCGCGCCGCCATCTCGGAGGCGGCCACCGCACCCCCGTGCCCGCTCTCGTACGCCAGCGACACCATCAGGTCCACCCGCTGCGCCAGCGCCAGCACCCGCACCGCCCGGGGCGGATACCCCGGCGCCAGCGCGTCCTGTCCCGCCTCGGCCCGCGCCCGGTACGCCGACAGCGCCGCATCCGCCACCGGACCCGACCCCGCCACGTCCAGCCGGGTCAGTAGCACGGTCGCCTCGCGCAGCGCCTCCGCCAGCTCCCGCTCCGCCTCGCCGAGCGACGGCACGTCGGCCGGCGGTGCCTCCCGTACCGGCAGGCAGTGCCAGGTCACCGACACGTGCACGTCCCCGGCCGGCCCTGCCTCGGCCACCTCCGGCACCAGCCCCACCGCCGCCCCCACCGCGACGACGGCCTCCTCGGCCTCCAGCGCCCGCGCGTTGAACTCCGGCGGGCCGCTCAGCCCCAGCGGGTGCCCCGGCGCCGGCAGCGCCACCCGCAGCCCGCTCACCCCCAGCGCGCGGAGCCGGCCGAGCGCCAGCGTGAGTCCCACCGGACCCGACTCGCCCGGCAGACCCTCCACCCGGTGCACGGCGTCCTCGCCCACGATCGACATCGCGGCCTCGTCGGGCGAGACCAGACCTGCCAGCAGCGCGTTCCCCCAGGCGGCCAGCCGCCCTGAACGTGGTTCGAAAAGCATCCCCCCACTTTACGGATCACCACCCGCACCGGGCCCCGGCCCCGGACCCCATCCCGAGTGGCGTAGGTTTTCCCCTGGGGCTGCGTCTACCGGCGCACAGTGAACCGTGACTGCAAGGGGTGACAACACGCTCATGAGCGATGTTCTGGAGCTGGTGGACGTATCCGTGGTCCGCGAGGGCCGGGCTCTGGTGGACCAGGTCTCCTGGTCGGTGAAGGAGGGCGAGCGCTGGGTGATCCTCGGCCCCAACGGCGCCGGCAAGACCACACTGCTGAACCTCGCCTCCAGCTACCTCTTCCCCACCAAGGGCTCCGCCACCATCCTCGGCAGCACCCTCGGCAAGGTCGACGTCTTCGAGCTGCGCCCCCGCATCGGCATGGCCGGCATCGCGATG includes these proteins:
- a CDS encoding YVTN family beta-propeller repeat protein; its protein translation is MTRNRDIAGRTAAVLCAAAALTGLTAAPSERPGRFVHVANLHSDTVSVVDTRSNTVVDSVPVGDGPDSAALAPDGSRLYVTNSAADSVSVVDTRTRTVVETVGVGHEPSRVTVSPDNRNVYVANVGAGTVSVISTRTLAVTDTIAVGEAPLGMAVTPDGRTLYVADAGSDSVSVIRTDSATVTGAVPVGGGPTALVLTPDGRHLYVSNLISDDVSVVDTRARTETDRIPVGDQPAGIAVLPDGSRVYVADLGSDDVSVISTRSRTVTDTVAVGDGPNGLAVAPDGRTVHVSNFDSDTLSVIDTGTSRTTATIRVGDGPTGVAHRAPPGGTSPR